The Impatiens glandulifera chromosome 8, dImpGla2.1, whole genome shotgun sequence genome includes a window with the following:
- the LOC124913135 gene encoding subtilisin-like protease SBT3 encodes MEFPFELEMTFSWFLLLLLTTSFCANPVLGNERSLYILHMDLSLMPKPFTSNHHWYTSLTSSSTTTNNKNNVIYTYSNVADGFCAYLSKTELESVKASPSFVSSYHDKPISLRTTHTTDFLSLNRNNGLWPASDYGEGVVVGIVDTGVWPESRSFHDNITPVPDKWKGKCEEGEGFNASMCNSKLVCARSFNKGLLSIKPHVNLGLNSARDEDGHGTHCASTAAGGYVDNVDFFGYAEGTARGMAPHARVASYKIYWGVDVTTCDVLAAIDKAVEDGVDVLSLSFGVDTVIPFYENPIAIATFAAMEKGIVVAQAGGNSGPGFSSITDAIPWTITVGAGDTDRRFAGTLKLGNNMTIMGWTTFPLSATIDKLPLLYNETIALCDSVEYINTLPPSTVIICDNTNNWQEQFKIIAKSTIAAAIFVNDDPLLYVFSKFPWPGVAITSNEAISVIEYAKTRNHGSNPIASIKFKETIIGIKPAPKVATYTSRGPAMPYPGILKPDLIAPGTLILAAYTPNKPIAKVGTNINLSSDYVIVSGTSMACPHVAGIAALMRGAHPTWSPAAIQSALMTTANPLDNTNNPIQDNISNDLQYASPLAMGSGHIDPNRALDPGLVYDATARDYVNVLCYLNYTKEQIMTLTRTKRYNCTEPSPDANYPSFIVTYNDKSSSVVSMTFHRTLTNVGLGGATYEAKVVAPEGSKAVVHPTHLVFDKKYDKQSYILKIEWKNENKRSNVSNGVLIWIEQNGNHTVRSPIVISPEFIA; translated from the coding sequence ATGGAGTTTCCATTTGAATTGGAGATGACCTTTTCATGGTTTCTCCTCCTACTTCTAACAACATCATTCTGCGCCAATCCAGTTTTGGGCAATGAGAGATCCTTATACATACTCCATATGGATCTTTCTCTAATGCCAAAACCTTTCACTTCCAACCACCATTGGTACACTTCTCTAACTTCTTCTTCCACCACAaccaacaacaaaaacaatgtGATCTACACCTACTCCAATGTTGCCGATGGCTTTTGCGCCTACCTTTCCAAAACCGAGCTCGAATCCGTCAAGGCTTCACCCTCTTTCGTCTCGTCGTACCACGACAAACCTATTAGTCTCCGAACTACTCACACAACCGATTTCCTCTCGTTAAATCGCAACAATGGATTATGGCCGGCTTCCGACTACGGAGAAGGAGTCGTTGTCGGAATTGTGGACACGGGAGTATGGCCGGAAAGTCGGAGCTTTCACGACAACATTACTCCCGTGCCCGATAAGTGGAAAGGAAAATGCGAGGAAGGAGAAGGTTTCAATGCATCCATGTGCAATTCTAAGTTAGTTTGTGCTAGGTCATTCAACAAGGGTTTATTATCCATCAAACCACATGTCAACCTAGGGCTTAACTCGGCTCGAGACGAGGATGGACATGGCACGCATTGTGCTTCAACAGCAGCCGGCGGTTATGTAGATAATGTGGATTTCTTTGGATATGCTGAAGGAACGGCTCGTGGCATGGCACCTCATGCTAGGGTTGCTTCATACAAGATCTATTGGGGAGTGGACGTTACGACATGCGATGTACTAGCTGCCATCGACAAAGCGGTTGAAGATGGTGTTGATGTTTTGTCGCTCTCATTTGGTGTAGATACCGTCATCCCATTCTATGAAAATCCCATTGCTATTGCTACATTCGCGGCTATGGAGAAAGGTATCGTTGTAGCTCAAGCCGGAGGGAACTCGGGGCCAGGCTTTTCATCTATAACCGATGCAATCCCGTGGACAATAACAGTCGGTGCTGGGGACACCGATCGTAGGTTTGCGGGCACATTGAAACTAGGAAACAATATGACAATCATGGGATGGACTACTTTTCCTCTTAGTGCAACTATAGACAAGCTCCCACTATTGTATAACGAAACCATAGCCTTATGTGATTCCGTAGAGTATATTAACACATTACCTCCATCAACCGTGATAATATGCGACAACACTAACAATTGGCAAgaacaattcaaaataatcgCAAAGTCGACCATAGCCGCCGCCATTTTTGTCAACGACGACCCCTTGTTGTATGTTTTCTCAAAGTTTCCATGGCCCGGAGTTGCAATAACCTCAAACGAAGCTATATCGGTGATTGAATATGCAAAGACCAGAAACCATGGTTCCAATCCAATAGCCAGCATCAAGTTTAAGGAGACAATCATTGGAATCAAGCCAGCTCCAAAAGTTGCAACCTACACATCTCGAGGCCCTGCCATGCCTTATCCCGGTATCTTAAAGCCAGATTTGATAGCACCCGGGACCTTAATCCTAGCGGCGTATACTCCCAATAAGCCGATAGCAAAAGTCGGAACTAACATAAACCTATCAAGTGACTACGTTATAGTTTCCGGGACTTCAATGGCTTGCCCTCATGTGGCTGGCATTGCAGCTCTCATGCGTGGAGCTCACCCAACTTGGAGCCCCGCAGCCATCCAATCGGCTCTAATGACTACCGCCAATCCATTGGACAATACTAACAATCCTATCCAAGATAACATATCAAATGATCTTCAATATGCTTCTCCACTCGCTATGGGATCCGGTCATATTGATCCAAATCGAGCCCTCGATCCAGGTTTAGTCTATGATGCCACAGCTAGAGACTACGTCAATGTCTTGTGTTATTTGAACTATACAAAAGAACAAATCATGACATTGACTAGGACAAAGCGTTACAATTGCACCGAGCCATCACCGGATGCTAACTATCCATCATTTATAGTTACATATAACGATAAATCGTCGTCAGTAGTATCAATGACATTTCATAGGACTTTGACAAATGTGGGATTAGGCGGTGCTACATACGAGGCTAAGGTGGTGGCACCTGAGGGCTCGAAGGCTGTAGTCCATCCGACACATCTCGTTTTTGATAAGAAATACGATAAACAAAGTTATATCTTGAAGATTGAGTGGAAGAATGAAAATAAGAGGAGCAATGTTTCAAATGGTGTGTTGATTTGGATTGAGCAAAATGGAAATCACACTGTTAGGAGCCCTATTGTTATATCACCAGAATTTATTGCATAA
- the LOC124911616 gene encoding pentatricopeptide repeat-containing protein At5g13770, chloroplastic: MAVSSPAAWLFTAVSCTKSTQNLSHRWKKKSILISNSSSCSSPILEEEEQTPTDHHPLIKPSSSTLSLQFQDFSLLSMPESNISNEDLAYKNYQKAKQNPDFKPEKSMINTLIGYSCKSRNWGVISSICDDLKNFKVVPDSVTCCKLVGFSIKARKFKIANNILNVVETNREIATLVFDSAMKGYNKLHMYSSTIALHERMKFAEISLNPGCYYWFMEANLKVGNADKVPEIFRDLEKRGFSSTVYDKEIHQVLFKSFDELRRPYEALEIFREMVNKGIKEDHSFYSTLISSFARIRELKVAETLLHEAEAKKMLRDPAMFLKLILAYIEEDWLEKTIEVVSIMKNMNIKPSDCILCTIVNGFSKKKGLKAAVKVYDDLIQQGNKPGQVTYASIINIYYRLGLYLKSEQIFHEMEEQGFDKCVVAYSNMIAICGKSNRLREAMKLVAKMKEKRCEPNIWVYNSLLDMQGRAMNLSRVEKIWKEMKRKKISPDKISYTSMIGAYNKGREFEKCIQYYNEFRVNGGAIDRAMAGIMVGVYSKMSRVDELVKLLQDMKADGTKLDLRLHKSVLNALRDAGMLSQEKWLLESFVSS; the protein is encoded by the coding sequence ATGGCCGTAAGTTCGCCGGCGGCCTGGTTATTCACCGCCGTCAGCTGCACTAAATCCACACAAAATCTATCTCATCGATGGAAGAAGAAATCAATCCTCATTTCCAATTCTTCAAGTTGTTCATCACCAAtcctagaagaagaagaacaaacaCCCACAGATCATCATCCACTAATCaaaccatcatcatcaaccTTATCCTTACAATTCCAAGATTTCTCTCTTCTTTCCATGCCTGAATCAAACATCTCTAACGAAGATCTAGCTTACAAGAATTACCAGAAGGCTAAACAAAACCCAGATTTCAAACCTGAGAAATCAATGATCAATACTCTCATTGGGTACTCGTGTAAATCCAGGAATTGGGGTGTTATCAGTTCAATCTGCGATGATTTGAAGAATTTTAAGGTAGTTCCTGATAGTGTTACATGTTGTAAATTGGTTGGTTTTAGTATTAAAGCTAGGAAATTTAAGATTGCAAATAACATTCTGAATGTTGTTGAAACTAATAGAGAAATTGCTACTTTGGTATTTGATTCCGCTATGAAAGGATACAACAAGCTTCATATGTATAGTAGTACTATAGCACTTCATGAACGGATGAAATTTGCTGAAATTTCGTTAAATCCTGGATGTTATTACTGGTTTATGGAAGCGAATTTGAAAGTTGGTAATGCTGATAAAGTCCCTGAAATTTTTCGTGATTTAGAGAAGAGGGGATTCAGTTCGACTGTCTATGATAAGGAGATTCATCAGGTTTTGTTCAAGTCATTTGATGAGTTAAGAAGACCTTATGAAGCTCTTGAGATCTTTAGAGAAATGGTGAATAAGGGTATTAAGGAAGATCATTCATTTTACTCGACATTGATCTCTTCCTTTGCGAGAATCCGAGAATTGAAAGTTGCAGAGACACTTCTCCACGAGGCAGAGGCGAAAAAGATGTTGAGAGATCCAGCAATGTTTTTGAAACTGATCTTAGCTtatattgaagaagattggTTAGAGAAAACAATAGAAGTTGTATCCATAATGAAGAACATGAATATCAAACCTTCTGATTGTATCCTCTGCACCATAGTTAATGGTTTCTCTAAGAAGAAAGGACTCAAAGCTGCAGTTAAAGTATATGATGATCTAATCCAACAAGGTAACAAACCGGGGCAAGTCACGTACGCGTCGATCATAAACATCTACTATCGACTCGGTCTCTACCTTAAATCCGAACAAATCTTCCACGAAATGGAGGAACAAGGTTTTGACAAATGTGTTGTTGCGTACTCAAACATGATAGCAATATGTGGAAAATCGAACAGATTAAGGGAAGCAATGAAATTAGTGGcgaaaatgaaagagaaaagatGTGAACCGAATATATGGGTGTACAATTCTCTTCTCGACATGCAAGGGCGAGCGATGAATTTGAGTCGGGTTGAGAAGATATGGAAGGAGATGAAACGAAAGAAGATAAGTCCCGATAAAATAAGCTACACGAGTATGATAGGGGCGTATAACAAGGGTAGAGAGTTTGAGAAATGCATACAATACTATAACGAGTTTAGAGTGAATGGAGGAGCGATAGATAGAGCAATGGCGGGGATAATGGTTGGTGTTTACTCGAAGATGAGTCGGGTTGATGAATTGGTTAAGCTTTTGCAAGATATGAAGGCGGATGGGACTAAATTGGATTTGAGGCTTCATAAGTCTGTTTTGAATGCATTAAGGGATGCGGGAATGTTATCACAAGAGAAATGGTTACTTGAGAGCTTTGTATCTTCTTAA